From Paracoccus aminovorans, one genomic window encodes:
- a CDS encoding tyrosine-type recombinase/integrase, whose product MAKITKRSVDAAAPTDKEFFLWDDELKGFGLRVYPSGRKMYLAQFRSGGRLRRVNIGLHGAVTPDLARTEAMKHLSQVRLGADPAGERDRRKASPTMKEFGKRFLEEHVASHCKPSTQAEYKRSVELFINPKLGSHRIIDITRADIVEVHQSMKATPYQANRTLGVLSIMFTVAHTWGVRTDGVNPCWKVKRYKEIKRERYLTPDELARLGKVLRESNAEREAAFCIQLLLLTGCRLSEIQKLKWEYVDLDAGLLRLPDSKSGAKLVAIGQAVVEVFKAIPKVKDNPYVITGTIEGQHLTDMQKPWRRLRKRAGLDDLRIHDLRHSFASDALQLGEDLTMIGRLLGHTQVQTTARYAHLKTDPIRAAANKVSDAIALALSLPAREKVEEDLDIAA is encoded by the coding sequence ATGGCCAAGATCACCAAACGTTCCGTCGATGCTGCGGCACCGACAGACAAGGAATTTTTCCTTTGGGACGACGAACTCAAAGGCTTCGGCCTGCGCGTCTATCCATCGGGCAGGAAGATGTACCTTGCCCAATTCCGGAGCGGCGGGCGCCTGCGCCGCGTCAACATCGGATTGCACGGAGCGGTGACGCCCGACCTCGCCCGCACCGAAGCCATGAAGCATCTCTCGCAAGTTCGCCTTGGCGCCGACCCGGCGGGCGAACGGGACCGCCGAAAGGCCTCCCCCACAATGAAGGAGTTCGGCAAACGCTTTCTCGAAGAGCACGTCGCCTCTCATTGCAAGCCATCCACCCAAGCGGAATACAAAAGGTCGGTCGAGCTTTTCATCAACCCGAAACTGGGTTCGCACCGCATCATCGACATTACCCGCGCCGATATCGTTGAGGTGCATCAGTCCATGAAGGCGACCCCCTATCAAGCCAACCGGACCCTCGGCGTACTCTCAATCATGTTCACCGTCGCCCACACGTGGGGCGTGCGCACCGATGGAGTGAACCCCTGCTGGAAGGTCAAGCGCTACAAGGAAATCAAGCGTGAGCGCTACCTCACGCCCGACGAACTTGCCAGACTCGGCAAAGTTCTGCGTGAAAGCAATGCCGAACGCGAAGCTGCTTTCTGCATCCAGCTCCTGCTTCTCACCGGCTGCCGCCTCAGCGAAATCCAGAAACTGAAATGGGAGTATGTCGACCTTGACGCGGGCCTCTTGCGCCTCCCTGATTCCAAGAGCGGAGCGAAGCTGGTCGCGATTGGGCAGGCCGTCGTGGAGGTTTTCAAGGCGATCCCCAAGGTGAAGGACAATCCTTACGTCATCACCGGCACGATCGAAGGTCAGCATCTGACCGACATGCAAAAGCCTTGGAGACGCTTGCGCAAACGCGCCGGGCTGGACGATCTCCGCATACACGACCTGCGCCACTCCTTCGCCTCGGACGCCCTCCAGCTTGGCGAGGACCTCACGATGATCGGTCGGCTGCTTGGCCACACCCAGGTTCAAACAACCGCCCGTTATGCCCACCTCAAGACCGATCCTATCCGAGCGGCTGCTAACAAGGTCTCCGACGCCATCGCGCTTGCCCTCTCCCTCCCTGCCCGAGAAAAGGTGGAGGAAGACCTGGATATTGCGGCCTAA
- a CDS encoding DUF433 domain-containing protein has protein sequence MTAVTEMLKATEAAVVSRVSLRDINRVIDERILPDAFVSLDNGRHVLAGACSFIAFYFESAKRLTSEERLFAIKTAGPRLTRSRALAWAALLREDWTVRDEFLTIDLLPFVKGTSERLDDLGAAREIVCTSDDILGGTPVIRGTRVPVYDVAAAVAAEYPIGRILDAWPSLDAEKVRLAAIYAEANPLRGRPRVSSDIPEGSTIVTDRRVPRRRKAG, from the coding sequence ATGACCGCAGTGACGGAAATGCTGAAGGCGACCGAGGCCGCTGTGGTCTCGCGCGTGAGCCTACGTGACATCAATCGCGTCATTGATGAGCGAATCCTGCCAGATGCCTTCGTGTCGCTCGACAACGGGCGCCACGTTCTCGCTGGCGCATGCTCCTTCATCGCGTTCTACTTCGAAAGCGCCAAACGCCTCACCTCCGAAGAACGGCTTTTCGCCATCAAGACCGCAGGTCCTCGGCTGACGCGTTCCCGTGCTCTCGCCTGGGCAGCACTGCTGCGCGAAGACTGGACCGTCCGCGACGAGTTCCTGACCATTGATTTGTTGCCCTTTGTGAAGGGCACGAGCGAACGGCTGGACGACCTGGGCGCAGCACGCGAAATCGTATGCACCTCCGACGATATTCTCGGCGGCACGCCGGTCATTAGAGGCACTCGCGTTCCAGTCTACGATGTCGCCGCGGCAGTCGCGGCCGAATATCCGATCGGGCGCATCCTTGACGCTTGGCCGAGCCTCGACGCCGAGAAAGTTCGCCTTGCGGCGATCTACGCGGAAGCCAACCCCCTCCGGGGGCGACCGCGCGTCTCCAGCGACATCCCGGAAGGCTCGACCATCGTCACCGACCGCCGCGTACCTCGTCGTAGGAAGGCGGGATGA
- a CDS encoding DUF5615 family PIN-like protein, with protein MKFLIDECLSPELAKIAIDKDHGETSHIVWLGLAGHKDWELTPIILDGDWTFVTKNSVDFRGPKDKPGTKGQYADVAIHAGLICLNGPPGMDLDMQIELFEQALLELDADPDLVNQVLEITLDDDDLRVLRYALPAEES; from the coding sequence ATGAAATTTTTAATCGACGAATGTCTGAGCCCAGAGCTTGCAAAGATCGCAATCGACAAAGACCACGGCGAAACCAGCCATATCGTTTGGCTGGGTCTCGCCGGACATAAAGACTGGGAGCTGACGCCGATCATCCTGGACGGCGACTGGACATTCGTCACCAAGAACTCGGTCGACTTCCGGGGGCCAAAGGACAAGCCCGGAACGAAGGGGCAGTATGCCGATGTGGCGATCCATGCCGGCCTGATCTGCCTCAACGGCCCGCCCGGCATGGATCTGGATATGCAGATCGAACTCTTCGAGCAGGCTCTGCTCGAACTCGACGCTGACCCTGATCTGGTGAACCAGGTGCTCGAAATCACGCTCGACGATGATGATTTACGCGTGCTCCGCTACGCGCTTCCTGCCGAAGAAAGCTGA
- a CDS encoding DUF2971 domain-containing protein yields the protein MAEANKLPRRLYKYRGFSHRLLDMLVADELYYSDPGDFNDPLDCRPTLDANLPNDQLEQVLSRLREQRILAEMQAAAKSLKYRGPKTIDHIARHSQKDAARLLDEIRYHATDPSYEIADPLQSLLRQYLEDELLRRYDRGIVSFGVRATCPLMWSHYGDQHNGICAGYSVPAEAEADLNKIRYGGSRKVMASDVAMMENDSAARQRVDEAVLLRKAASWRYEREWRLIGKRGAQDSPLELEEVVFGIRCKSSVKFTVVQALANRGRPVRFFEMREVPGTFHLRKYALDTDELGASLPRRSRAIFEAFENLDEE from the coding sequence ATGGCCGAAGCGAACAAACTACCCCGACGGCTCTACAAATATCGGGGTTTCAGCCACCGCCTGCTGGATATGCTGGTCGCGGACGAGCTTTACTATTCAGACCCCGGTGACTTCAACGACCCCCTCGACTGCCGCCCAACTCTCGATGCTAACCTCCCCAACGATCAGCTTGAACAGGTTCTAAGCCGTCTGCGCGAGCAGCGTATCCTCGCCGAGATGCAGGCTGCGGCAAAATCCCTCAAATATCGTGGCCCCAAAACCATCGATCATATCGCGCGGCATAGCCAGAAGGATGCCGCTCGGCTGCTTGACGAAATCCGCTATCACGCAACCGATCCCAGCTACGAGATCGCTGATCCCCTGCAATCGCTGTTGCGTCAGTATCTCGAAGACGAATTGCTTCGCCGCTACGACCGTGGCATCGTTTCGTTCGGAGTCCGCGCCACATGCCCGTTGATGTGGAGCCACTATGGCGATCAGCATAACGGGATTTGTGCTGGCTACTCTGTTCCGGCCGAAGCGGAAGCCGACCTCAACAAGATCCGCTATGGAGGCAGTCGCAAGGTGATGGCCAGCGATGTGGCCATGATGGAGAACGACAGCGCCGCACGACAGCGTGTCGACGAAGCCGTCCTGCTCCGCAAGGCTGCGAGTTGGCGTTATGAGAGGGAATGGCGTCTGATCGGCAAACGCGGCGCACAGGATTCGCCGCTGGAACTCGAAGAAGTCGTCTTCGGCATTCGCTGCAAATCCTCCGTCAAATTTACAGTCGTTCAGGCCCTGGCAAACCGGGGCCGCCCCGTGCGCTTTTTCGAGATGCGTGAAGTACCCGGCACGTTTCACCTCCGAAAGTACGCGCTCGACACGGATGAACTTGGAGCGTCCCTGCCCCGGCGATCGCGGGCAATTTTTGAGGCTTTTGAAAATCTCGACGAAGAATAA
- a CDS encoding TrlF family AAA-like ATPase, translating into MIGRGSQWRRWEPHIHAPGTILNNQFGGGDPWEAYLTSLERCSPAIGAIAVTDYYVTDTYEEVLRRKQAGRLPNVQLIFPNVELRLDIAAKTGFVNMHLLVSPEDPNHLAELHRILQRLQFQAHGDTYNCTRNDLIALGKRADTAIIDDGAALRHGATQFKVNFAQLRQVLRDSDWAKTNILVAVAGAAGDGTSGLRQAAEATMRQEIERFAHIIFSSSPAQREFWFGKRGVNVEKLREDYDGCKPCLHGSDAHDQKTVGQPVEERFSWIKGGLEFDALRQACIDPEGRAYVGTEPPRTAMPSQVISHISIADADWAATPEIPLNPGLVAIIGARGSGKTALADMIAAGCDAITPSGWSASENASPSFLVRARELVGNATATLTWGGGATTTRALDGRDANNHLSFPRARYLSQQFVEELCSSGGFSDGLIAEIERVIFESHSDDQRDGAIDFAELRSHRTSRFQQAREREAEAIAEISDRIATELEKESSVPTLNAQVTQKAGLIKSYNEDLAKLVVKGTEAQAQRHTQLSQAVQAVRGKIQGFGNQRRTFLALQDEVKSTRATKAPELLRQARERHQQGHMNDQQWDEFLLVYKGDVDKSLAGYVTWADQQIAALNGPPLPSGIPTPPIADSADLSTLTLNVLQAEMTRLEALVSADKLVRDQYSALSLRIGQENTALQNLQARLTDAQGAATRKKDLQTERDAAYGRVFEAIINEQTALASLYAPLMSRLAASSGTLQKLGFSVRRIVDVEAWGTIAEEKLLDRRKAGPFNGRGSLIQLANSALKPAWENGTAADVQAAMAAFISTYLRDLIGHAPIAQAQQAEFRAWLKEFAHWLFATDHISVRYEIVYDGIDIRKLSPGTRGIVLLLLYLALDDADDRPLIIDQPEENLDPKSVFDELVSLFIAAKSKRQVIMVTHNANLVINTDADQIIVAEVGPHQIGGLPPITYKAGGLENADIRKAVCDILEGGEEAFRERARRLRVRLER; encoded by the coding sequence ATGATCGGCAGAGGTTCGCAGTGGCGGCGTTGGGAGCCGCATATCCATGCACCGGGGACAATCCTGAACAATCAGTTCGGTGGTGGCGATCCCTGGGAGGCCTATCTGACATCTCTGGAACGCTGCTCACCCGCAATCGGTGCCATAGCTGTTACCGACTACTATGTCACAGACACCTATGAGGAAGTGTTGCGGCGCAAGCAGGCGGGGCGCTTGCCCAACGTCCAGCTCATCTTTCCAAATGTCGAACTGCGGCTCGACATCGCCGCCAAGACCGGCTTCGTCAACATGCACCTGCTGGTCAGTCCGGAAGATCCCAATCATTTGGCCGAACTGCATCGCATTCTCCAGCGATTGCAGTTCCAGGCGCATGGGGACACCTACAACTGCACGCGCAACGATCTGATTGCTCTTGGCAAACGCGCCGACACCGCCATCATCGACGATGGCGCGGCTCTGCGCCACGGTGCCACGCAGTTCAAGGTCAACTTCGCTCAACTGCGCCAGGTGCTACGAGACAGCGACTGGGCCAAGACAAACATTTTGGTCGCGGTGGCCGGCGCAGCGGGAGATGGAACGTCGGGGTTGCGGCAGGCGGCCGAGGCGACGATGCGCCAGGAGATCGAGCGGTTTGCTCACATCATCTTCTCAAGCAGCCCCGCGCAACGTGAATTCTGGTTCGGCAAAAGGGGCGTCAACGTTGAGAAACTGCGCGAGGACTATGATGGGTGTAAGCCATGTCTGCATGGCAGCGACGCACATGACCAGAAAACCGTCGGGCAGCCAGTGGAGGAGCGCTTTTCATGGATCAAGGGTGGTCTCGAGTTCGATGCCCTGCGCCAAGCCTGCATTGATCCGGAAGGACGCGCTTACGTCGGAACCGAACCGCCGCGAACCGCTATGCCCTCGCAAGTCATTTCGCACATCTCCATTGCTGATGCAGATTGGGCCGCGACTCCCGAAATCCCTCTCAACCCCGGCCTGGTAGCGATCATCGGGGCTCGTGGTTCCGGAAAAACGGCACTCGCCGATATGATAGCTGCTGGATGCGATGCCATCACGCCATCTGGATGGAGCGCCAGCGAGAATGCTAGTCCCTCCTTCCTTGTCCGCGCCCGCGAGCTGGTCGGCAACGCGACGGCCACGTTGACCTGGGGCGGTGGCGCCACCACAACGCGCGCGCTCGATGGTCGGGACGCCAACAATCATCTGTCCTTTCCGCGCGCCCGATATTTGTCGCAGCAATTCGTGGAAGAGCTCTGCTCTTCCGGCGGCTTCTCGGACGGTCTCATCGCCGAGATCGAACGGGTGATTTTCGAATCCCACTCCGACGATCAGCGGGACGGTGCGATCGACTTCGCCGAGTTGCGCAGCCACAGGACAAGTCGCTTCCAGCAAGCCCGTGAGCGAGAAGCCGAAGCTATTGCCGAGATTTCCGATCGCATCGCCACAGAACTGGAAAAGGAAAGTTCTGTCCCGACTCTGAATGCGCAGGTGACCCAGAAAGCCGGCCTGATCAAAAGCTACAATGAAGATCTCGCCAAACTCGTCGTCAAGGGCACCGAAGCTCAGGCACAACGGCACACACAACTCAGTCAGGCCGTGCAGGCGGTACGCGGCAAGATCCAGGGATTCGGCAATCAGCGGCGGACCTTCCTCGCCCTGCAGGATGAGGTGAAAAGCACCCGAGCTACCAAGGCGCCCGAATTGTTGCGGCAGGCCAGGGAACGCCATCAGCAGGGCCATATGAACGATCAACAGTGGGACGAATTCCTGCTGGTGTACAAAGGCGATGTCGACAAGAGTCTGGCGGGCTACGTCACATGGGCCGATCAGCAGATTGCTGCTCTCAATGGTCCTCCCCTGCCATCGGGCATTCCCACGCCCCCCATAGCCGACAGCGCCGATCTTTCCACGCTCACCCTCAACGTCCTTCAAGCCGAGATGACGCGGCTCGAAGCCTTGGTCAGCGCGGACAAGCTGGTCCGGGACCAGTATTCAGCGCTTTCACTCCGCATTGGGCAGGAAAACACCGCCCTTCAGAACCTGCAAGCCCGTCTCACCGATGCCCAGGGCGCCGCGACCCGCAAGAAAGACCTGCAAACCGAACGTGATGCGGCCTATGGCCGTGTGTTTGAAGCTATCATCAATGAACAGACGGCGCTCGCCAGTCTCTACGCACCGCTCATGAGCCGTCTGGCAGCCTCATCGGGAACTTTGCAAAAACTCGGCTTTTCCGTGCGCCGTATCGTTGATGTCGAAGCCTGGGGAACGATTGCGGAAGAGAAACTTCTCGACCGCAGAAAGGCCGGTCCCTTCAATGGCCGTGGATCGCTGATCCAATTGGCCAATAGTGCGCTCAAGCCGGCCTGGGAGAATGGGACGGCAGCGGACGTGCAAGCCGCAATGGCCGCGTTCATCTCAACGTACCTGCGAGACTTGATCGGACACGCGCCCATTGCTCAAGCGCAACAGGCTGAGTTTCGGGCCTGGCTCAAAGAGTTTGCCCACTGGCTGTTTGCGACTGACCATATCTCCGTACGCTATGAGATTGTCTATGACGGCATCGATATCCGTAAACTCTCGCCTGGGACGAGAGGGATTGTGCTTTTGCTTCTGTATCTCGCACTGGACGACGCAGACGACCGACCACTCATCATCGACCAGCCAGAGGAAAATCTCGATCCTAAGTCCGTCTTCGATGAACTCGTCTCGCTGTTCATCGCGGCCAAATCCAAACGGCAGGTCATCATGGTCACCCACAACGCGAACCTTGTGATCAACACCGACGCGGATCAGATCATTGTCGCAGAGGTTGGCCCGCATCAGATCGGCGGCTTGCCGCCCATCACTTACAAGGCAGGCGGCCTGGAAAACGCAGATATCCGCAAAGCCGTGTGCGATATTCTTGAAGGCGGTGAAGAAGCATTTCGAGAGCGTGCTCGCCGACTTCGTGTCAGGCTGGAGCGATGA
- a CDS encoding transposase encodes MDSDTHPHFDIAWRELLSRLPDNLDLDKSAREHGAVKRRRVVRDGATMLRLALAYGPGRMSLRSAAAWAAGCDIAHLSDVALLKRLKGAEDWLSYIAASLLNDDIRSRNGERRLRIVDGSVIRSSGKGGTDWRLHATYDPARGRFSQLEISDTHGGESLSRHEFEKGDLVLGDRGYARTPGLLHVREMGADFIMRIGWSTIRLLTPNGARLDWNAVYAGMQPGDIAEHEVLVDHSGRKRELSGASTFRARLIIRRKDVASSERARKAILFDHRRKQRVAAHPNPLTVASADFLLLLTSASVEEISADNAIATYRLRWQIELAFKRLKSGLGIDALPARDSQLARSWLAAYLIVGLLIDEAVADSLAFPPASSAQTGAHLSLWRMQKFIRNALLVAIFGEPRLSRVGQSLAGAARTLFEPPRRRLSQFSQLRALPI; translated from the coding sequence ATGGACTCCGATACCCATCCCCATTTCGACATCGCGTGGCGTGAGCTGCTGTCCCGTTTGCCGGACAATCTGGATCTTGACAAAAGCGCGCGTGAGCATGGCGCGGTAAAACGTAGAAGGGTAGTGCGGGATGGCGCGACCATGTTGCGGTTGGCGCTAGCCTATGGACCAGGCAGGATGAGCCTACGGTCTGCTGCTGCGTGGGCGGCTGGATGCGATATCGCACATTTGTCCGATGTCGCGCTGTTGAAGCGCCTCAAAGGGGCAGAAGACTGGTTGAGCTATATCGCCGCATCCTTGCTTAACGACGATATCCGCAGCCGGAATGGCGAGCGACGGCTGCGAATAGTAGATGGCAGCGTGATCCGCTCGTCGGGCAAGGGCGGCACGGACTGGCGCCTGCACGCAACATATGATCCGGCACGAGGGAGGTTCAGCCAGCTTGAGATCAGCGATACGCATGGCGGGGAGAGCTTATCGCGCCATGAATTCGAGAAGGGCGATCTCGTGCTTGGAGACCGAGGATATGCTCGGACACCCGGACTGCTGCATGTGCGCGAAATGGGAGCGGACTTCATTATGCGGATCGGATGGTCGACGATCCGGTTGCTGACACCGAACGGCGCACGCCTGGACTGGAACGCGGTCTACGCTGGTATGCAACCCGGCGACATCGCCGAACACGAGGTATTGGTTGATCATTCCGGCCGCAAACGCGAGTTGAGTGGCGCCTCGACATTCCGCGCCCGTTTAATCATTCGGCGCAAGGACGTGGCTTCGTCAGAACGGGCGCGCAAGGCGATATTGTTTGACCACCGAAGGAAACAGCGGGTGGCCGCACACCCCAACCCTTTGACAGTCGCTTCGGCGGATTTCCTACTATTACTGACTTCGGCTTCCGTAGAGGAAATTTCTGCGGACAATGCGATCGCGACCTATCGCCTACGGTGGCAGATCGAACTGGCGTTCAAACGGCTCAAGAGCGGACTCGGGATCGATGCGCTTCCGGCGCGTGACAGCCAACTCGCTCGCTCATGGCTCGCGGCATACCTAATTGTTGGATTGCTGATCGACGAGGCTGTCGCCGACAGCCTCGCTTTTCCCCCCGCGTCGTCGGCGCAAACAGGCGCACACCTGTCGCTGTGGCGAATGCAGAAATTTATAAGGAACGCGCTCTTGGTCGCGATCTTTGGAGAGCCTCGGCTCTCCCGGGTCGGTCAAAGCCTCGCAGGCGCCGCCAGAACGCTCTTCGAGCCACCCCGACGAAGGTTATCGCAGTTCAGTCAGCTGCGCGCTCTGCCCATTTGA
- a CDS encoding AraC family transcriptional regulator, whose translation MTGPLLDYARRFADAHADHAGVATTPVEGLVILRETAPTMLQYAVSKPLVALVLQGSKRVTMGSATFDFGAGDSLLVTTDVPTVSQITTATRVLPYYSLVLELDPAIIAGLVDEIGAAPFEADRPVRVDPTETEVADAALRLLRLLDRPATLAVLGPQLKRELHYWLLSGRHGGAIRALGVTDSHAQRIARAVAMLRAHYAELVKVEALAEVAGMSLSAFHVHFRSITSLSPLQFQKQLRLIEARRRMLSLGEAISDAAYGVGYESVPQFTREYGRMFGLPPARDVRQARAQMTTAA comes from the coding sequence ATGACAGGTCCGCTCCTCGACTATGCACGGCGCTTTGCCGACGCCCATGCCGACCATGCCGGCGTCGCGACGACACCGGTGGAAGGGCTGGTGATCCTGCGTGAGACGGCGCCGACGATGCTGCAATATGCGGTGTCGAAGCCTTTGGTGGCGCTGGTACTGCAAGGTAGCAAACGTGTGACGATGGGCAGCGCCACCTTCGACTTCGGCGCGGGCGATTCCCTGCTTGTCACCACCGACGTGCCGACCGTCAGCCAGATCACGACGGCGACCCGCGTCTTGCCTTATTATTCCCTCGTTCTCGAACTCGATCCTGCCATTATCGCGGGCTTGGTAGACGAGATCGGCGCGGCGCCGTTCGAGGCAGATCGCCCGGTCAGGGTCGATCCGACCGAGACGGAAGTCGCGGACGCGGCCTTGCGACTGCTACGCCTGCTCGACCGCCCCGCAACGCTGGCGGTGTTGGGACCGCAGCTCAAGCGCGAGCTACATTACTGGCTGCTCAGCGGCCGGCATGGCGGCGCGATCCGGGCGCTTGGCGTTACCGACAGCCACGCCCAGCGGATCGCGCGCGCCGTCGCCATGCTCCGCGCGCATTATGCCGAGCTGGTGAAGGTCGAAGCGCTGGCCGAGGTGGCCGGGATGAGCCTGTCCGCCTTCCACGTCCATTTCCGCAGCATCACGTCTTTGTCGCCGCTACAGTTTCAAAAGCAGCTTCGGCTCATCGAGGCGCGGCGCCGAATGCTCTCACTGGGCGAGGCGATCAGCGATGCCGCCTACGGCGTGGGATACGAGAGCGTTCCGCAGTTCACGCGTGAATATGGCCGCATGTTTGGCCTCCCACCCGCCCGAGATGTTCGACAGGCGCGAGCTCAGATGACCACTGCTGCGTAA
- a CDS encoding SDR family oxidoreductase, whose amino-acid sequence MTTISLVTGGSRGLGRNTAISIARHGGDVILTYNSGKDNADAVVAEIEALGRKAVALQLDTGSVSTFPSFIEKLRGALTTTFGRERVDHLVNNAGHGEMADFAATTEEQFDKLFSVHVKGVFFLTQALLPVLADGGRIVNFSSGLTRVSFPGFSAYSAAKGAIEVLTVYMAKELGARGITANTVAPGAIETDFLGGAVRDIPDYNTAFAGMTALGRVGLPDDVGPMVASLLGPDNRWVNGQRIEVSGGQTI is encoded by the coding sequence ATGACCACCATTTCCCTCGTTACCGGCGGCAGCCGTGGCCTCGGCCGCAATACCGCCATCAGCATTGCTCGCCATGGCGGCGACGTGATCCTCACCTATAATAGCGGCAAGGACAACGCCGATGCGGTCGTTGCCGAGATCGAGGCGCTGGGCCGCAAGGCGGTCGCGTTGCAGCTCGACACCGGCAGCGTCTCGACCTTCCCGTCCTTCATTGAGAAGCTGCGCGGGGCGCTGACCACCACCTTCGGGCGCGAGCGCGTCGACCACCTCGTCAACAACGCCGGCCACGGCGAGATGGCGGACTTCGCCGCCACCACGGAGGAGCAGTTCGACAAGCTGTTCTCGGTCCACGTCAAGGGCGTATTCTTTCTGACGCAGGCGCTGCTTCCCGTGCTGGCCGATGGCGGGCGGATCGTGAACTTCTCGTCCGGCCTGACCCGTGTGTCGTTCCCCGGCTTCTCGGCCTACTCGGCCGCCAAGGGGGCGATCGAGGTGTTGACCGTCTACATGGCAAAGGAGTTGGGCGCACGCGGCATCACCGCCAACACGGTCGCCCCCGGCGCGATCGAGACCGACTTCCTGGGCGGCGCGGTGCGGGACATTCCCGACTACAACACCGCCTTCGCCGGCATGACCGCGCTCGGCCGCGTCGGCCTGCCCGACGATGTCGGGCCGATGGTTGCGAGCCTGCTCGGCCCCGACAACCGCTGGGTCAACGGCCAGCGCATCGAGGTGTCGGGCGGCCAGACGATCTGA
- a CDS encoding tautomerase family protein: MPKLIIHSPVGTFNAADRQRVAGNLATLGLDCEALQPSPMVRSTVWTYFADYAADAVFMGDEPARLPVVTLQIYVLAGGLDAAGKRRLIDGATAILDRRPDGTAVAPVYVVIHEVAEQNWGIFGKQADLTALRASPPDAPAI; the protein is encoded by the coding sequence ATGCCGAAGCTCATCATCCACTCGCCTGTCGGCACCTTCAATGCGGCCGATCGCCAGCGTGTCGCTGGCAACCTCGCAACCCTGGGCCTGGACTGCGAGGCGCTTCAGCCCTCGCCGATGGTGCGTAGCACCGTGTGGACGTACTTCGCCGATTACGCGGCGGATGCCGTGTTCATGGGCGACGAACCCGCGCGCCTGCCCGTCGTGACACTCCAGATATATGTGCTGGCCGGTGGACTGGATGCTGCCGGCAAGCGCCGGCTCATTGATGGCGCAACCGCCATCCTTGATCGGCGGCCGGACGGCACAGCGGTCGCCCCGGTGTACGTCGTCATTCACGAGGTTGCGGAGCAAAATTGGGGCATCTTCGGAAAACAAGCCGACCTTACCGCGCTGCGGGCGAGCCCACCGGATGCGCCGGCGATCTGA